The Gaiellales bacterium DNA window TCCGCCGCCGTGTCCAGAGTATGCGTGATCTGTGCCAAGAAGCCGGGGTTCGGGCATAACCGCAGCCATTCCATGGTGGCGACGAAGCGACGCTTCAACCCGAACCTGCAGCAGATCAGGATCATGCTCGACGGCTCGCCGACCCGCGCGTACGTCTGCACCCGCTGCCTGAAGAGCGGCCGGGTGCAGAAGGCCGTGTGAGCAGCCCGC harbors:
- the rpmB gene encoding 50S ribosomal protein L28, translated to MSRVCVICAKKPGFGHNRSHSMVATKRRFNPNLQQIRIMLDGSPTRAYVCTRCLKSGRVQKAV